A stretch of the Bordetella genomosp. 8 genome encodes the following:
- a CDS encoding general secretion pathway protein, whose protein sequence is MPEWRAILAGALARCPDIPAWRLRCDLLRFAGMRADYYEYLADMIEGLQGRKTLRDLFDDDARRHGRHSVRGRLARRWSLALDASGGDLAAAWTGSMPAEELALLHAAQAGGADALTAALRDLARAARTVRQAWRIFRETVLTGLAALGVALVLACAVPYFTLPRLQAVFQDVPAAYHGSLTRGLFFFGEAVAYALPLLAAVAGGGAWLVWWSLPNLVGPWRRRLDGRLIWRLYRDVNAIRFLAMLAVLVRRRANVDIRLRQALAMQADHAGCWLAWHIREMIARIDAGLVGADSFDTGMIDRRIWWYLSDMIAAHGMARGLDRAADRVEGRALLHVARQAQLLRWALLLGAVAAVIALALWHYAVIDELRRALMQVHASG, encoded by the coding sequence ATGCCTGAATGGCGCGCGATCCTGGCCGGCGCGCTGGCACGGTGTCCGGATATCCCCGCCTGGCGCCTGCGTTGCGACCTGCTGCGCTTCGCCGGCATGCGCGCGGACTACTACGAATACCTCGCCGATATGATCGAAGGCTTGCAAGGCCGCAAGACGCTGCGCGACCTGTTCGATGACGACGCCCGTCGCCATGGCCGGCACAGCGTACGGGGAAGGCTCGCGCGTCGCTGGTCGCTGGCCCTGGACGCCTCCGGTGGGGACTTGGCCGCTGCCTGGACCGGCAGCATGCCGGCCGAAGAGCTCGCATTGCTGCACGCCGCCCAAGCCGGTGGCGCCGACGCCCTGACGGCCGCCTTGCGCGATCTGGCGCGTGCCGCGCGCACCGTGCGGCAGGCCTGGCGCATATTCCGGGAAACCGTGCTCACCGGCCTGGCGGCGCTGGGCGTGGCGCTGGTCCTGGCCTGCGCGGTGCCTTATTTCACGCTGCCGCGGCTGCAGGCCGTCTTCCAGGATGTGCCGGCGGCCTATCACGGCAGTCTGACCCGCGGCCTGTTCTTCTTCGGCGAGGCGGTGGCATACGCGCTACCGCTGTTGGCGGCCGTGGCGGGTGGTGGCGCCTGGCTGGTGTGGTGGTCGCTACCCAATCTGGTGGGGCCGTGGCGGCGCCGGCTGGACGGCCGTTTGATCTGGCGCTTGTATCGCGACGTCAATGCCATCCGTTTCCTGGCCATGCTGGCCGTGCTGGTGCGCCGTCGCGCCAACGTCGACATCCGTCTGCGGCAGGCGCTGGCCATGCAGGCCGACCACGCCGGATGCTGGCTCGCCTGGCACATACGCGAAATGATCGCGCGCATCGATGCCGGCCTGGTGGGCGCCGATAGTTTCGATACCGGCATGATCGATCGCCGCATCTGGTGGTACCTGAGCGACATGATCGCCGCCCATGGCATGGCTCGCGGACTGGACCGGGCGGCCGATCGCGTCGAAGGGCGCGCACTGCTGCATGTGGCCCGCCAGGCCCAGCTGCTGCGGTGGGCGTTGCTGCTTGGCGCGGTGGCGGCCGTGATCGCACTGGCCTTGTGGCACTACGCCGTCATCGATGAACTGCGGCGCGCCCTGATGCAGGTCCACGCCTCGGGCTAG
- a CDS encoding type 4 pilus major pilin, protein MCLRRHRTQRGFSLIEVSIVTAIVLLIAIVGIPAIGSYVIENKVPKVGEELQRFVARVKANGQGDVVAPYADLHDGMLANALRDSSVFAVRGNDASAVVAHGLGGNGSAGNGTIGLAPASFAGAGPGSAFTLTLTNVHNAACPGLASVMQRVSEAITVEGQGGPVVVKDNGASPPKGYDAMLAQAQCARGDANTFVFTAR, encoded by the coding sequence ATGTGCCTGCGTCGTCATCGCACCCAACGAGGATTCTCGCTGATCGAGGTATCCATCGTCACAGCCATCGTCCTGCTGATCGCCATCGTCGGCATTCCCGCGATCGGCAGCTACGTCATCGAAAACAAGGTCCCCAAGGTGGGCGAGGAACTGCAACGCTTCGTCGCGCGCGTCAAGGCCAATGGGCAGGGCGACGTAGTGGCCCCGTATGCCGACCTGCACGACGGCATGTTGGCGAACGCATTGCGCGATTCGAGCGTATTCGCCGTCCGCGGCAACGACGCGTCCGCCGTGGTGGCGCATGGGCTGGGCGGCAATGGCTCGGCGGGCAACGGCACCATCGGCCTGGCGCCGGCATCCTTCGCCGGCGCGGGGCCCGGATCCGCCTTCACGCTGACCCTGACCAATGTCCACAACGCGGCCTGTCCGGGCTTGGCCTCGGTCATGCAGCGCGTATCGGAAGCCATCACGGTGGAAGGGCAGGGCGGACCGGTGGTCGTCAAGGACAATGGCGCCTCTCCGCCCAAGGGCTACGACGCCATGCTGGCGCAGGCCCAGTGCGCGCGCGGCGACGCCAACACCTTCGTCTTCACCGCGCGCTGA
- the pilV gene encoding type II secretion system protein, with translation MHRGGRPRRRAGQRGFALLELTVAVAITCMLAIWAAERLLHQVDSVAEQAAGRWLLEIHGALDGMLVRHGAALAEGDVPVDGQGRALYADPWAPSLAELRGEGHLPASFPDHGPLGMRATVRLWRDGACPGQACRVEALAYARAASGPATGPGVPVAAPGGPARSPDLSRIAGILLATGGLGAGVSELAPHRLRGAGFDLPNPPAPGMARLPIGTVAVRAGREAGDAGRYLRTQDARDPQFRGDVSATGTLSTGGRLVAGEHLKLGAVEVAGTPCPESGLLARDGDGGLLNCAAGTWAVPGGFGGAYATNSGIGCGIVGRSSINPRTGACSCPPGHRAVLVAAGGERDAEVGWTEGYVCLR, from the coding sequence ATGCATCGAGGTGGGCGGCCGCGCCGGCGCGCAGGCCAGCGCGGGTTTGCCTTGCTGGAGCTCACCGTCGCCGTCGCCATCACCTGCATGCTGGCGATATGGGCGGCCGAACGCCTGCTGCACCAGGTCGACAGCGTGGCGGAACAGGCGGCGGGCCGATGGCTGCTGGAAATCCACGGTGCCCTCGACGGCATGCTGGTCCGCCATGGCGCGGCGTTGGCCGAGGGCGACGTCCCCGTCGACGGGCAGGGCAGGGCGCTTTACGCGGACCCTTGGGCGCCCAGCCTGGCCGAACTCAGGGGCGAGGGACATCTGCCGGCGTCCTTCCCGGACCATGGGCCGCTGGGCATGCGTGCCACCGTCAGGCTATGGCGCGACGGCGCTTGCCCCGGCCAGGCCTGCCGCGTCGAGGCCCTGGCCTACGCACGGGCCGCCTCGGGGCCGGCGACCGGCCCCGGCGTGCCCGTGGCCGCGCCAGGGGGACCGGCCAGATCGCCGGACCTTTCGCGCATCGCGGGCATCCTGCTGGCGACCGGCGGCCTGGGCGCCGGCGTATCCGAACTGGCGCCGCATCGTTTGCGCGGCGCCGGCTTCGACCTGCCGAACCCCCCGGCGCCGGGCATGGCGCGGTTGCCCATCGGCACGGTGGCGGTCCGCGCCGGGCGGGAAGCCGGCGACGCCGGGCGCTACCTGCGGACACAGGACGCCAGGGATCCGCAATTCCGTGGCGACGTGTCCGCGACGGGCACCCTGTCGACCGGCGGCCGGCTCGTCGCCGGGGAACATCTGAAACTGGGCGCCGTCGAGGTGGCCGGCACACCTTGTCCGGAAAGCGGTCTGCTCGCCCGCGACGGGGACGGCGGCCTGCTGAACTGTGCGGCAGGCACCTGGGCGGTGCCGGGCGGCTTCGGCGGCGCCTATGCCACCAATAGCGGCATAGGCTGCGGCATCGTCGGCCGCTCCTCGATCAATCCGAGGACAGGCGCCTGTTCCTGTCCCCCAGGCCATCGCGCCGTACTGGTCGCCGCCGGGGGCGAAAGAGACGCCGAAGTAGGCTGGACCGAGGGGTATGTATGCCTGCGTTGA
- the alaS gene encoding alanine--tRNA ligase yields MKSSEIRQKFLQFFQSKGHTIVPSSSLVPGNDPTLLFTNSGMVQFKDVFTGKETRAYTRATSSQRSVRAGGKHNDLENVGYTARHHTFFEMLGNFSFGDYFKRDAIHYAWELLTTVYKLPSEKLWVTVYHEDDEAYDIWAKEIGVPVDRIIRIGDNKGARYASDNFWQMAETGPCGPCSEIFYDHGPGIWGGPPGSPEEDGDRYIEIWNLVFMQFERDAAGNMSKLPKPCVDTGMGLERISAVLQGVHSNYEIDLFQKLIAAAGRETGIGDLHDNSLKVIADHIRACSFLIVDGVIPSNEGRGYVLRRIVRRALRHGYKLGQTKPFFHRLVSDLVGEMGDAYPELANAAERVAQVLKQEEERFGETLENGMKILDGALAGVPKGGQLDGTTLFTLYDTYGFPVDLTADICRERGVEVDLAGFDTAMARQREQARAAGKFKMAEGLAYEGADTRFVGYESIELDDVKVIALYADGTSVDRIQAGQEAVVVLDATPFYAESGGQVGDAGLLETDGMRFAVADTQKVQTGVFGHHGKLESGSLAVGDTVLARVDAVRRARTVRNHSATHLMHKALREVLGSHVQQRGSLVDPEKTRFDFAHDAPMTPEQIARVEAIVNAEVLANQPAQVRVLPYEEAVKGGAMALFGEKYGDTVRVLDIGSSRELCGGTHVLRTGDIGMFKIVGESGVAAGVRRVEAITGDNTLAWVQAQTALLNRAASALRASAADLPDRIAQVQEQVKSLEKDLDQARSRLASSAGNDLAARQTVEIKGIKVLAAGIDSADPKALRGMVDQLKDKLKPAVVLLAASADGKISVVGGVTADLTDRIKAGDLVGFVSSQLGGKGGGRPDMAMGGGSDTAALPAAIASVRQWVDERL; encoded by the coding sequence ATGAAATCCTCCGAGATCCGCCAGAAGTTCCTGCAGTTCTTCCAGTCCAAGGGGCACACCATCGTCCCTTCGTCGTCGCTGGTTCCCGGCAACGACCCGACCCTGCTGTTCACCAATTCGGGCATGGTGCAGTTCAAGGACGTGTTCACCGGCAAGGAAACGCGCGCCTATACGCGGGCCACGTCGTCGCAGCGCAGCGTGCGTGCCGGCGGCAAGCACAACGATCTCGAAAACGTCGGCTACACCGCACGGCATCACACGTTCTTCGAGATGTTGGGCAACTTCAGCTTCGGCGACTACTTCAAGCGCGATGCCATCCATTACGCCTGGGAATTGCTGACCACGGTGTACAAGCTGCCCTCCGAAAAGCTCTGGGTCACGGTCTACCACGAAGACGACGAAGCGTACGATATCTGGGCCAAGGAAATCGGCGTGCCGGTCGATCGCATCATCCGCATCGGCGACAACAAGGGCGCGCGTTACGCGTCGGACAATTTCTGGCAGATGGCGGAAACCGGTCCCTGCGGCCCGTGCTCGGAAATCTTCTACGACCACGGTCCTGGCATCTGGGGCGGCCCCCCGGGATCGCCGGAAGAAGACGGCGACCGCTATATCGAAATCTGGAACCTGGTGTTCATGCAGTTCGAGCGCGACGCGGCCGGCAATATGTCCAAGCTGCCCAAGCCCTGCGTCGATACCGGCATGGGGCTTGAGCGCATTTCCGCCGTCCTGCAGGGCGTGCACTCGAATTACGAGATCGATCTTTTCCAGAAGCTGATCGCCGCCGCCGGCCGTGAAACCGGCATCGGCGATCTGCACGACAACTCGCTGAAGGTCATCGCCGATCACATCCGCGCCTGTTCCTTCCTGATCGTCGACGGCGTCATTCCCAGCAATGAAGGCCGAGGCTACGTGCTGCGCCGTATCGTGCGCCGCGCCTTGCGCCATGGCTACAAGCTGGGCCAGACCAAGCCCTTCTTCCACCGGCTGGTGTCTGACCTGGTCGGCGAAATGGGCGATGCCTATCCGGAACTCGCCAACGCCGCCGAGCGTGTCGCCCAGGTGCTCAAGCAGGAAGAAGAGCGCTTCGGCGAAACCCTGGAAAACGGCATGAAGATCCTGGATGGCGCGCTGGCCGGCGTGCCCAAGGGCGGGCAACTGGACGGCACCACGCTGTTCACGCTGTACGACACCTATGGCTTCCCGGTGGACCTGACCGCCGACATCTGCCGCGAGCGCGGCGTGGAAGTCGACCTGGCTGGCTTCGATACGGCGATGGCACGGCAACGCGAACAAGCCCGCGCCGCGGGCAAGTTCAAGATGGCCGAAGGCCTGGCCTACGAAGGCGCCGACACGCGTTTCGTGGGCTACGAGTCCATCGAGCTGGACGACGTCAAGGTGATCGCGCTGTATGCGGACGGCACCTCGGTGGACCGCATCCAGGCGGGGCAGGAAGCCGTCGTCGTGCTGGACGCCACGCCGTTCTACGCCGAATCGGGTGGCCAGGTGGGCGATGCCGGTCTGCTGGAGACGGACGGCATGCGCTTCGCGGTCGCCGACACGCAAAAGGTCCAGACGGGCGTATTCGGCCACCACGGCAAGCTGGAATCCGGCAGCCTCGCGGTCGGCGACACCGTCCTGGCGCGCGTCGACGCGGTGCGGCGCGCCCGCACCGTGCGCAACCACTCGGCCACGCATTTGATGCACAAGGCGTTGCGCGAAGTCCTGGGTAGCCACGTGCAACAGCGCGGCTCCCTGGTCGATCCGGAAAAGACCCGCTTCGATTTCGCGCATGACGCGCCCATGACGCCCGAGCAGATCGCCCGCGTCGAAGCCATCGTCAATGCGGAAGTCCTGGCCAACCAGCCCGCGCAAGTCCGTGTCCTGCCGTACGAAGAAGCGGTCAAGGGCGGCGCCATGGCCTTGTTCGGCGAAAAGTACGGCGACACGGTCCGTGTCCTGGATATCGGTTCCTCGCGTGAACTGTGCGGCGGCACCCACGTCCTGCGCACGGGCGACATCGGCATGTTCAAGATCGTCGGCGAAAGCGGCGTAGCCGCCGGCGTTCGCCGCGTCGAAGCCATTACCGGCGACAACACGCTGGCGTGGGTGCAGGCGCAGACCGCCCTGCTGAACCGCGCCGCGTCCGCCCTGCGCGCGTCGGCCGCCGATCTGCCCGACCGCATCGCCCAGGTGCAGGAACAGGTCAAGTCGCTGGAAAAGGACCTGGACCAGGCCCGCAGCCGCCTGGCGTCCAGCGCCGGCAACGATCTGGCGGCCCGCCAGACGGTGGAAATCAAGGGCATCAAGGTGCTGGCCGCCGGCATCGACAGCGCCGATCCCAAGGCGCTGCGCGGCATGGTCGACCAGCTCAAGGACAAGCTCAAGCCGGCCGTGGTACTGCTGGCGGCGTCCGCGGACGGCAAGATCAGCGTGGTCGGCGGCGTCACGGCCGACCTCACCGATCGCATCAAGGCCGGCGACCTGGTGGGCTTCGTGTCCAGCCAGTTGGGCGGCAAGGGCGGCGGACGTCCCGACATGGCCATGGGCGGCGGCAGCGATACGGCGGCCCTGCCGGCCGCCATCGCCAGCGTGCGCCAATGGGTGGATGAACGGCTGTGA
- a CDS encoding sulfurtransferase TusA family protein, with protein sequence MADAAGASQAEPAPVADLEIDANGLACPLPILRAKKALAQLSSGQVLKVLTTDRNAIRDFQAFCRQTGNALLRQEDNSGQGVHYLRRR encoded by the coding sequence GTGGCCGATGCGGCGGGGGCCTCCCAGGCGGAGCCGGCGCCGGTCGCGGACCTGGAAATCGACGCGAACGGCCTGGCCTGCCCGCTGCCCATCCTGCGCGCCAAGAAAGCCTTGGCGCAGCTGTCCAGCGGGCAAGTGCTGAAGGTCCTGACCACCGACCGGAACGCCATCCGCGACTTCCAGGCGTTTTGCCGGCAGACTGGCAATGCGCTGTTGCGCCAGGAAGACAACTCGGGACAGGGTGTGCATTACCTGCGCCGCCGTTGA